The genomic interval AATACGTACATTTGAGTCCTCCCTGGAGCCTTCTTCAAATTCAGACCCCTACATCATTGACATAGTTTTACGTTcacacttaaaatataataatttaatcaaCAACTTCTTTAAACATCATTGTAGAGTAGAATTAAAttccaaatatttaattaagggttttaattgtttattaaCAATGCCTACGAtcagaattttttttcctttaatgcactatatatttattatgatTTCCAATTATAGGCATTTTGATAacctgtttttttttttaatttggagAATTACTTGTTAAATCTTAAACCTTAAACCCTAAACCTTGATTTACAaccttaaaaaagaaaagaaacaaataaaaatgttaaGAATGAATTAGCATTctgtttttccattttttttccagTAAAATGTCAAAAAAGGGCATTCATGAAATGCTACTGACATTGAATGCAGTAGAAATGCAGAATAATGATGAGTAACTTAATTGATGGATTAGTCGGCATGACTTGCCCAACTGACTCGTCATTTAATACTTTGGTCCAGATTGACATAATGAATTGAAATCGTTAAGGTCTAAATTCTACAAGTCTTGGTTAATTACTGCAGTAgaaaattgagtttttttatttatggttttgtcaaaattttgagtttttattGTCCAGATTGACTTTTGTAGTACAATTTGAAtctaaaatctaaaaattattatccaaATCCTAGCTAGCGTATCACTTGATATAATTAAGCTCAAGCtataaacaattaataaaaattaaaaaaatataatattaaaaaaaacttctaaattatttttaaaaaatttaaataaatttttatttttattatatttaattaatttttttaaattatttttaatcaaataaactcttgttattaataattaaataactgTCATGTCTACAAGTGGTGGAAACCAAGTGGGAAGTTCTACCTGCAATTTTCCAGAGCTATCAAGTTCACTCCTATATGCTTTTGGGGAATTTTTGGATCTCCATTACCCTATCAACATCCAATGCATGTGGTGGTGGGTAAACCTAGTGACGTGATGAAAAATCCACAACCCACTGTCGAAGAGGTCATTGAAGTACACAATCAATTTGTCCAAGCACTTGAAGATCTCTTTGAGAGACACAAAGCTTGTAGACACTAAatgataaacaaaaaaaataaattaaaaaatatataataaaattaaaaaaaaatgaatgaaaaaagaaaggagagaggtacgactggcagggtgcggacgcaccctgccaggcacCTCTCTCAcctgccagacgcgaaaaattcgcgtctggcaggATAATGGAACTTGCCCCCGGGTGCCCAGGGACAAGGCAATGGAGCGTGCCCCCTCCAGAACCCGGGAATCGGGTATAAAGGAGAGGGGGCACTGTAGCATCCGAGGGAGGGGGGATCCGAGCAACAAAATTGAAGCCAAAAAAACAGACAACAAAAAACCTTAGAGCCTAGCAGCAaaggaaaaccaaaaaaatatatcaatgAATACCAAAAACAATACAAAAAAAAGGTGTGTGCAGTGAGAGTTAAAGCTTGGGTATTTGCCGCCGGTTAGGAGGGGTAAAAGCTTGGGTGTTTGCCGCCGGTTAGGAGGAGTAAAAGCTTGGGTGTTTGCCGCCGGTGAGAATGGGTAAGCTGGGTTTATTTGCTGTCGGTTAAGAGGGATAAAGCTTGGACTATTTGCTGCGGCAGTAGAGAGAGGAAGGAAACAGGCCGAGCGACGGTATGGGAGGGAGCTGGGGTCGCTGCCGGTGGGGATGATttgagaagagaagagaaaggcggcatttttagagaaaaaggGGAAAGTACCGCCGGccagagagaagaaagaaaggtgaaaagtgaggagagaaaaataaaaaaggaagtCCATCTCCCCTAAGCCGAACGGCGTCGTTTGGTGCTCCAGAAGGTGCTGTGTAGAGCCAAATGGCGCGTTTAGTGCCAGTTGTGGTTAGCCTAATTGTCTTGAACTAATTTAGCGTGATCAAGTAAGGAAAATTTCATTCCTTTGCCTAATTGATTCATAATGATTTTATTGCTTAGGTTATTATGGTTTGATTTGTTTGGATTTAatctataatatttaatttaagtcTCATAAGATTAATccgaaaatattttaatacaGTGCCCTAGAAATTTCTGGAGAATGTTTTTTTTAGGATTAGGATTGGTTTACTTAGCATAAggttctaaaattttttagatattatttttaggTCAAAGAAGATAATACACATAGAGAGACATAAATCTATATATGAAAatacaatataaaaatatatacatatagctaataaaaaatttaaatgtagGAGAATGTTTAATAATGGTGAGGGAAGGAAatatgcaaaacaaaaaatagatTGCTAAATGAAATATATNNNNNNNNNNNNNNNNNNNNNNNNNNNNNNNNNNNNNNNNNNNNNNNNNNNNNNNNNNNNNNNNNNNNNNNNNNNNNNNNNNNNNNNNNNNNNNNNNNNNNNNNNNNNNNNNNNNNNNNNNNNNNNNNNNNNNNNNNNNNNNNNNNNNNNNNNNNNNNNNNNNNNNNNNNNNNNNNNNNNNNNNNNNNNNNNNNNNNNNNNNNNNNNNNNNNNNNNNNNNNNNNNNNNNNNNNNNNNNNNNNNNNNNNNNNNNNNNNNNNNNNNNNNNNNNNNNNNNNNNNNNNNNNNNNNNNNNNNNNNNNNNNNNNNNNNNNNNNNNNNNNNNNNNNNNNNNNNNNNNNNNNNNNNNNNNNNNNNNNNNNNNNNNNNNNNNNNNNNNNNNNNNNNNNNNNNNNNNNNNNNNNNNNNNNNNNNNNNNNNNNNNNNNNNNNNNNNNNNNNNNNNNNNNNNNNNNNNNNNNNNNNNNNNNNNNNNNNNNNNNNNNNNNNNNNNNNNNNNNNNNNNNNNNNNNNNNNNNNNNNNNNNNNNNNNNNNNNNNNNNNNNNNNNNNNNNNNNNNNNNNNNNNNNNNNNNNNNNNNNNNNNNNNNNNNNNNNNNNNNNNNNNNNNNNNNNNNNNNNNNNNNNNNNNNNNNNNNNNNNNNNNNNNNNNNNNNNNNNNNNNNNNNNNNNNNNNNNNNNNNNNNNNNNNNNNNNNNNNNNNNNNNNNNNNNNNNNNNNNNNNNNNNNNNNNNNNNNNNNNNNNNNNNNNNNNNNNNNNNNNNNNNNNNNNNNNNNNNNNNNNNNNNNNNNNNNNNNNNNNNNNNNNNNNNNNNNNNNNNNNNNNNNNNNNNNNNNNNNNNNNNNNNNNNNNNNNNNNNNNNNNNNNNNNNNNNNNNNNNNNNNNNNNNNNNNNNNNNNNNNNNNNNNNNNNNNNNNNNNNNNNNNNNNNNNNNNNNNNNNNNNNNNNNNNNNNNNNNNNNNNNNNNNNNNNNNNNNNNNNNNNNNNNNNNNNNNNNNNNNNNNNNNNNNNNNNNNNNNNNNNNNNNNNNNNNNNNNNNNNNNNNNNNNNNNNNNNNNNNNNNNNNNNNNNNNNNNNNNNNNNNNNNNNNNNNNNNNNNNNNNNNNNNNNNNNNNNNNNNNNNNNNNNNNNNNNNNNNNNNNNNNNNNNNNNNNNNNNNNNNNNNNNNNNNNNNNNNNNNNNNNNNNNNNNNNNNNNNNNNNNNNNNNNNNNNNNNNNNNNNNNNNNNNNNNNNNNNNNNNNNNNNNNNNNNNNNNNNNNNNNNNNNNNNNNNNNNNNNNNNNNNNNNNNNNNNNNNNNNNNNNNNNNNNNNNNNNNNNNNNNNNNNNNNNNNNNNNNNNNNNNNNNNNNNNNNNNNNNNNNNNNNNNNNNNNNNNNNNNNNNNNNNNNNNNNNNNNNNNNNNNNNNNNNNNNNNNNNNNNNNNNNNNNNNNNNNNNNNNNNNNNNNNNNNNNNNNNNNNNNNNNNNNNNNNNNNNNNNNNNNNNNNNNNNNNNNNNNNNNNNNNNNNNNNNNNNNNNNNNNNNNNNNNNNNNNNNNNNNNNNNNNNNNNNNNNNNNNNNNNNNNNNNNNNNNNNNNNNNNNNNNNNNNNNNNNNNNNNNNNNNNNNNNNNNNNNNNNNNNNNNNNNNNNNNNNNNNNNNNNNNNNNNNNNNNNNNNNNNNNNNNNNNNNNNNNNNNNNNNNNNNNNNNNNNNNNNNNNNNNNNNNNNNNNNNNNNNNNNNNNNNNNNNNNNNNNNNNNNNNNNNNNNNNNNNNNNNNNNNNNNNNatatatatatatatatatatatatatatatatatattcacttaaaaaaatatcactTCTCAGTTTATATTAATGTAATGTTGATGTGgatgatgaaaaataataaataatcatgCTATAATGTTTAATCAACATATaatatcatcaattattaTGATATGTCAATATGTTATGTCAACACTcaatgatataaaatgataagtgatattttgattaaatcaactattaatgataaaaatttatttgatttaaaataaaagtataaaaccttatttgttttaaaataaaaaaaaattaattaattgttataaaaaataaaaatttatttaaattttcttaaataattaacaaatttttttagatattatgttaaaaacaaaCACTATATATATGCTCTAGGAGAGTTCCTTAATTTGTTACCATTAGAAGAGATCGGGACTTGGGAGGAGGGCTACTGGGTTTGTTCCCAAAACTTAGTTCTTACCGCTAATAGCTTAACTGGTTCCAAAATTAATAAGAGTTGATGCAATTAGCTGATTCAGATAAGCAGCAATTTATTCTCATAACTTGAGGGAGAAATAAAAAGCAGTATTAAagttacaataaaaaaaaatctgataTTGTTAAATTAAAGGTATCTTGAATATGTTAATATAATAAGAGACTATTTACatattatcaattatttttacattaaatgtTCGTCTTCTAATATTTAACATGATATCAAACTAAGAGTTGTCTTATTGGTTGGCTCTTCTATGggtttcttttccattattCACGATTTTTGCATGTAAGTGGATATATTGAAATAGTAATAAAAGAAATCTCATATATGttaaattaaagatattttaagcACATAAATATAACAATAACCTATCTACCcattatcaattgattttagatttgatgcaaaaaatttaacaagtaatacatagttgaaatttatttatactaaaagaatcaattctattttttttttgttgaaatgcAAGACAAATAAAGGTCTTTTAAAAAAGGCAATTAAGTATAAAGTAAGTGGGAACcgaaaattcaaaaaactagataaaattaattatatataacaATTCGTTATGGTTTGTATGAATTCCTCGTTGTGTCGTTCAGACTCAACTATGCTCCGACCGCGTCTTACACCATCGTGGACAATGTATTGAAATCCTTCCTTACATACATAAGATGCAATAAAATgaaagtttaattaatttaataaaagaattatCCTGCTTTAATGGTGTTCTTTTCCTCTGTTTCCTCGAAGAAGAACATGAAAAGTGATATGAACTTAAAAGAGCAAAGGTAAAAGATGTTTGCCTTTATTCAAAACAATGCCTAAGCGCGTCTCTTGACAGTCTCTCTCACTTGTATAGAAAATTCCCGCGTTAAAAACGCATGGTTTCAACACATCAACAAACAGGTTGCTAAGTACAGCAATCAGAAAAGTTTCATCTTTCTTAAATGTAACTCGAGCCTTTTTAATTTGATGCTAATCTTCCTTTTCATCGTTCCCATTTTTATTTGGGATTGGATTTAAGTGTTACTATTATAACAATCgtcataaaaattaaaattcttagaCTTTATTTATACGACCGAATTGGttataattaacttttgtagcaacaattttcatttcggttcaaaaagttaaaaaattctaaacttaaaatgaaaaaaagttttaatctccgcatattaataaaaaataaaaagaaaaattcaagttttaaAGACGTATAgctaaaatattgaaatattcACAGTTATAAAATTGTACATGGAGCATCTGTATTAGGATGATATGtttaatgttttttctttccatatATATGGAACTAAAGTTGGCAATTTGATATGAAATGTATGTGAACTAAATTTAGTAATTTATTACCACTTGATAAATATGTTGATAATACGATGAAAGATGTATGAACCAGTAATGTAGCCGAGGATGAGAGAAATCAATCCAGTAGATGCAGAATAAGAAGCGTAGGGCGTGCCACACAGGAATAAAATTGACTGATTCCGATTAATGTTAAACAAACAATACAGAAGCAGAACGAGACACTTTCTTCCAAAGCGCGTGGAAGTTTCGAAGCAAAGTCCACGTCCCGTCCCTTTTTTTCTATCCCATTTCTGCTCTCTTGCCTAACCCCTGATAATCAATCCTCAAGAAAGTAGAAAGCAGAAGAAGCCTgctctctctttctccttataaatatattataaatataccTATTGACAGCTTAACACCACGAACATACAATATTTATGAGCAAACATATTTGATCAGAGAGAAGGAaaggatagtgaaaatggaGGATATGCCACCGGGGTTTCGGTTCTATCCAACTGAGGAAGAGTTGGTTTCGTTTTATCTCCATAGCAAGTtagaaggaaagagagaggaCCTCAACCGTCTTATGGACCGAGTTATACCAGTTGTCGACATTTATGACTTCAATCCCTGGGATCTTCCACGTAAATAGAATCTTCTCCTTTCAGTGTTAATTATCTTAggccctttctttttcttccctttgaGTTTCCATAATTATGCTACTTGGATCTTCAGTCAGAGAGATCACCCAACTACAGGTTCCTTAATTTACTATTTGCTTGCCTACCGTTGTTGTGCCTCCGGTCATGCAGCTTGACCTACACTTGAGATCAATGTTTCCTTTTGAGCGGAAAgttatttatcttttcctCCGTATTACCCATATTGaaagttttctttctttcttttaattcaTAGTGGAGTACtttattctttctcttttggcataaagttaatttttctttgataatCTTGGAAACAGATCCAGCGAAAGTTTCAAGGGGaaacatatttaaattaatgaaacaaaaaagggggaaaatgTACAAGTTACGATCGCAAGGGTCAATGGTTACCGCTATTTTAtgttactctttttttttttttgcatgttTTCCTAATGTAGTTTTTGTTGATGCAGATTTCTCTGTTTACCTGTGCCATAAGGACCCGGAACAatggtttttcttcattccaAGGCAAGAAAGTGAAGCTCGAGGAGGGAGACCAAAGCGGCTAACAACGTCTGGGTACTGGAAAGCAACTGGTTCTCCTGGTTATGTTTACTCTTCTAACAGTCGCCCAATCGGGGTAAAAAGAACCATGGTTTTCTACAATGGAAGGGCTCCAAGCGGGAAAAAAACTGAATGGAAAATGAACGAATATAAAGCTATTGAAGGAGAAGCATCCTCACCTAATGCTGCACCTCCCACTGTAAGACAATATTCACTTATCATAATTCATTAGCTCTCTTCTTCTAATTAGCTTCTTAATTACtaagatgatttcatgatattaTTGGATTGCAATAATCCTCTCAATGACAGATATATACTCGTTTTcttatttcatttgattttccTTATTGCTTTATAAATTGCACCAAGTGTAACTTTAACATAGTTCTTAATTTTTTCCTCTTGCTTTTGTTGTTTGATCTTGCTGTTAATAAAGTCAACTAAAAGTTCTACTATgtataaatcttatttccccatgtttttccttttctttttacacAGCTAAGACAAGAATTCAGCTTGTGCCGGGTGTACAAGAAATCAAAATGCTTGAGGTCATTTGACAGGCGGCCACCACCAGGAGTGAAGATAGGCGAGGCAGTGCCTCAGCATGGGAATGGTTTTGGGGTAGGAAAATCTGATCATCAGGGCACTGAAATAGCAGATAGAACGACCATTGCAAGCTCACCAGAGAGTTCATCTTCAGGAGATAATCATCATGCCAATCGGCCTAATCAAACTCGGGAAAGCAACAGCTCGAGAATGGTAGTTGATGATGAATGTTCCTTCTGGGATCTTGATGGGTTCTGGGATCCTGTGAATTAGTAAAGCAGGCGGAGGACTTGAAACTCAAATCAAGTTAATTTGCATGGATATATATGGTGCATGCAGTCACAATCTGCATGAACTAAATTAACCTAGTAACAGACATGAATAAAGTTCCCTAGCTATGTAGTTTAATTTGGTGTAAAGCCAAGCTTTGTTTAGTAGCTTTCGTCCTTATTTAGTTGTCTTGACTCTTATATCTTCATCTAGCTGTTTCATGCTTCCAAGCAACTTgaagagaaggaaaagaaaagacaagCACCCAGGAAGCTTCAGGGATGGGACGGAAGTGAATAGTAGCGCGCGATAGTGCATGGAAGCTTAATTTGTATCATTAAGTACAGCCAAACTTTGTACCAGCTATCTATAATAAGTACGAACTTTCTAGCTTTTAATTATGAAAGCTAAGAATCCCTATTTGGCAACCTCTGagttataattaatttgtacaaCCAATTCTCTATATATAGCTTACACTGATAGTAGAATAAAGTATTATAGACATGCAATATATTAGTAGAATAATTTTGGTACAAACGGAAATTCATTGAGCTTGGAATAATATTATAGATAGGCAAATGTATAGTTCTCTTCCATATGGCATAAACTCTATCTTTTCTTCCGTAAATTTGAATCTAATTAGACCTCTAAATAAATAGATTGAGTGCTGAACTGTCTCCAAGCAGGCCCTTCAAAGTTTTTTGGCTAGGGAGATGGTGGGGATGAAGTAAGAACCGAGGACTTGCAGCGGTTAAGGTAAAAAGTGGAAAGATTAGTGCAATCAGCAGGAGCAAATATGATGATATGAATGCTCGTTTTAACGTGACTAGTAAATAAAAGTTCCTTTAATTGCTGCGATGACATGTGTGGTGCTGTCTCATTTCGTGTTTGGATGCAAGAATGGTTTGGACCTGAATTTTGAAGAGTTGCAATGGAGTTAGGTGTGCAGCTTGGCCTTGGATTACTTAATAGGTTATTTAGGACAAGAGACGTTACTTTGTATAGGTTTGAGCTGAAAATTATGGCTCTCCTCTCCATGATTAACAATTAGTTGGATATGTTGGTTTTATTACAGTTTTATTGATGGAATGCccaaatttttgttttgggGCTTAGGTTGATTTCTTTTGCTCTTTGGCGTAAATcgtctttttttaaaaaaggcatgtgatttcatttcataaaaaccTGTACATTTCTTTCAAGGCAAAGATAGTCAAGTTGCCTGTACCAAAAGAGGGAGTCAGCATAACCTCCCTTCCATAAAAATCCCTAGAAACATCCAAACAAAACCTGTACAGTAGCTCTATCCCAAAATAGCAGATAGCCAGCGGAGCTAtacaacaaaaataacaactcCAAACAGCCAACTCCAAGTCATAAACCACTCAACAAAAGAGAGCTGTGCAATAATTCCAGCAATAGAAGGTTTTACAACAGGGATCGCATGCATAAAGTGTAAATTGTTTTAGGTagctttctttgcttttttctGTAAATCGACGTGAACAATACCCAACAGCTTTTTGTGCAATAGTTACCTTTTAAGTGTACGGATTATCTATACCCTgacttaaatttttataccATAAGAAGTCTTTGGCAGACTAGCTTTAAACTTACAATGGCATGTTGATTGAAAggctaataaaattatttttcaaaaaaaataaaatgcttGTGACCAAACGGGTCATTCACATGGAAAATATCAAACTTAAATCATTAGAAATTGGGATATCGCCAAGTACTACACAATCCACTTTTCATTTGGCTTAgcaaaaattgtaaaattccCCATGATTcagttttttttatgaaatactATATCTTCTGTAAGAAAATGATGACATATATCACTAGATTTaattaatgttatattttttttggcttagcaaaaaattataaagatgCTTTAacttcataattaattttattttaattaatttatctaGAATTAATGGACATATCTACCTGATAATAGTATATATGttctgcatatatatatatacacatatacaTACCTGATAAGAGTATATATGTTTTATGTATGTACATTCGTAGGTACGTATATGTAAAaagttttacattttataCTAAGAGTGAATGGgataataattcaaagtatttaatttaagtaaAAGTCTGGtaccttttatatttttttctcaattaaatGTGGTATTTATTTAAGAATGaaggtgagtggatacaccttttcaagtattttagTATGTAAAGCTAGATTTATTGAATTGTTTGTCTTGCATGATTTAAATGCTATTTCTATAACGATAAACAACATGTTAAAAACCAATATTCTCAAGGAAGTTTTCGAATCTactatgtatgtaaatatcttattatgcATTAGTTTTTAATAAGGAGGAATAAGCCCTTTCAAATGATTTccttcaaaataaattcaagatAATATGACCAGAACGAAGTGCATGAACCATTAGATGAGATACTTAGGTGGATGCATGTATTCCCACCCTTATGCTTATGGAATGATTATGTGAAATGTACATGAGCTTGTATagaatgaaattaagaattgtTGTGAAGTAGTACCACATATACCTCATGAGAAAAGCATGTTTACGAGTATCAGCTATAGTGAAATATATTTATGAGACACTGATGATACCATGCATGAATATGTGAAATCCTATGATTAATAGGGCCATGATGTGGGGTATCATACCATACATAGTCATATATAGGCACAAGTTAAGGCGGAATTTCACTCACTATAATTCAAGATAGTGGAGATTGTACCCTATCCTCGATTGTCCAAGATAATGGGGACTATACCATTATCCTCGGTTATCATAGTTATACATAGCCATGAGTCAAGGTGGAATACCACTCACAGTATGTCCAAGATAATGAGGATTGTACCATTATCCTCGATAATCCTAAACAGTGGGGGTTGTACCATTGTCCTTGGTAGGTTTCTAGATGACTTTAGCATGAGTAGATATGTTAGATTATATCCTCCCTCccccaattataaaataaaaaataataaaaaaagatatgTTAGATTATAGGAAAATTTATGTGCAAGTTGCGAATGTGAATTTGATGTTAAGTAGTTGAGGAAATAACGAAAAATAGTTTAGTACAGGTGAATTTTAGGCTACATTATTGTTTCAAGTGTAGAGAGTATAATAGAGATAGAACGGGCAGAAATGTATCTAGGAATTTGAGTTTTATGAGtgaagtatcgatacttgaaGAACAAGTATAGATAATCAGAAGACAAATTGCCTTCAGAAGCATTCTATTTagaaagtatcgatactttgtAGGAATGTATCGACACCTAAAGTCCAGAATGCATTTTGGAgtaaaagtatcaatacctcACAAGGAATTATAGATATTTCAAGTGCAAAACAGagattttactcttttttcaCAAGGTTTTCACGTGTTTTCAACTTTCATTTCACTCTAAACTTTTATGCAATTTTAGTTTCAGTTAAAACATCATGAAATGGTTTGAATAATATTGTTTACAAGGATTTGCAGGAAATGTATGAAAGTCATAAGTGTCATGATTATGCAAAAGCTCTTCTCTTTGGCTTATCGCCTTCCCATTTTCACTCATAGAGTTTTTGTGTCTTACTTGTTAATTTCCCATGTTTTTGCATGCCAATGATTAGCTTGCTATCTTTATCATGGAGAAGAGGTCCTAATTTTCCTTTGGTACCTGTTTTAGAAGCCCACTTGAAGTCTAAAGAGTTAGGTCATGTTTCGCTGACGAGTCAAtcttattttatgtttatatgtTGATGAACATTTCTTTTATGAGGTTGTAGCCAAGACTGGCACTATGTTTTACTTGTTTTTAACAATTGAATGCTTATGACAACTCAAGAGCCTAGTTAAGCACTTAGAGTGCCCATGCTTGTTTTGGTGAGATTTCATGAGTTATGGTAAATACATTTCGATTTAAATGTCGCTTTTTCAGACGTCATAATGTAGAATTCCACAATGATGTGATGACACACAAGAGAGCATGATTTATGTATTGAATGTTATTGTGAATGCACGTTATGAATAGTTAATAATATTGTCAATTGAATGTTTGGATGTTAATTATTGATGTTGATATGATTAAAATTCTTTACAACTAGTTgatctttttttctcttttgtaaATGTAGACAAATTAAAGTACCAAACCTTAtgaaattcttattttttgtgtgtataatttatcattttattacgTTTCTACTTGATTAGGTATTTCAACTCATTAATTTGCCTTTGCCATCTTCCAAATGATATATATGGGATAGCTTTTTCGCAATCTTGCATGGCCACATTATTATCTTTTGAAAGAG from Theobroma cacao cultivar B97-61/B2 chromosome 5, Criollo_cocoa_genome_V2, whole genome shotgun sequence carries:
- the LOC18598295 gene encoding NAC domain-containing protein 90 gives rise to the protein MEDMPPGFRFYPTEEELVSFYLHSKLEGKREDLNRLMDRVIPVVDIYDFNPWDLPHFSVYLCHKDPEQWFFFIPRQESEARGGRPKRLTTSGYWKATGSPGYVYSSNSRPIGVKRTMVFYNGRAPSGKKTEWKMNEYKAIEGEASSPNAAPPTLRQEFSLCRVYKKSKCLRSFDRRPPPGVKIGEAVPQHGNGFGVGKSDHQGTEIADRTTIASSPESSSSGDNHHANRPNQTRESNSSRMVVDDECSFWDLDGFWDPVN